The DNA region taaTCATCAATgaacgaaaaatatcatcaagttaaaattaatgttaatagcgtcgttcaccgttgtatcaaccacggtatcaacatcgaattacctggcaaccaattgctTTTAATAatcgtctctgattggtcgataacgcaattgataaaaaaaaagccaggtatcgcaaattagtatagaacttgtagttctatttttgaaattattacagttaactaaaagtgaactgtaatgaaatattatagttgactaagtgtcaaagactatctaagactgaaaagtcagcacttatagtttagtctctGTGGTGTCCTCATTGaaagattaaagtcgacgagtagaaaaagaaATTGAACCTACGTTcttggttgtctattgtttgcccgacagtcatttaacataatattcatttgcccgaatctaacttgcctgaatttcatttgcccgaatgatttgtttaccataaaaatcatatgacatactcgttgtttatccgaatattaccttccagaatcatacaatgccatctatttgttagccatattattaagtgcaataatatggtttcatagaatattcaaacgccataagtaattattgccatattaattgttgcccatattattacctaacctaacctactttctgatagcagtttcattttccaggggtcacagttctaacctaacctaacctacttttccagcagtttcattctccaggggtcacagttctaacctaacctaacctactttctgatagcagtttcattttccaggggtcgcagttctaacctaacctaacctactgtctgatagtattttcattttccgggggtcacagttctaacctaacctaacctacttttcaagcagtttccttttccagaggttcacagttctaacctaacctaacctactttctgatagcagtttcattttccaggggtcacagttctaacctaacctaacctactttctgatagcagtttcattctctagtccttctagtacctattatagtagttttcgattctgccaaagcacattatggaaattgactttactggacgctaatttgtatgacaaatgatggtatggaatgtggtaattacggatttcgatgattctgacaaatgacattatggaaactgactttatgggaaacaaagtttctggcactagattaatatagtaaacaatgattatggcataagatgttatgagaaacaatattatgattgttgaataggatggcaaataaaattatggcaaatgaaattctggcaaatgggggtatccctaCGTTCTTATTAGTAACAAAATCTAAACATGATGTGTTCTATGATATTAttactatattatattatacctcACTCTCCTGAAAAAGAGAAACTAATTGAAAGGTGCCATTTTAACCATACACATTTAAACAAGTGAATAATTAACCTTACAATATCTCTAATTTAATCACTTATCCACTCGCACCCAGAGTGAAGATTGAAGACCTTTAAATGTGTAAATAATTGGTATGCATTACACATGTTAGTGATTCTCACATTTTTACCTTTCGGCCAGCGAGATTTATTACTGCGCACACTCATTAGCAAACAGCCAAAGTTATTTTTCAATgtgaaagaaaattaatggtTGTTTCATCCCATTATAAGTTACTGTTTTgttaacattaaataaatgtcatttacaaagaaaaagtgaccaaggagACTCCTATttagtgttccgagctggaatcgaactagCGTCCTCCGTTTAAATCCGCATCCGTTCGGTAAGCGGAGTACCCTAcctacgctggttcgattccagctcggaacacttggaggccttcgtcactttttctttctaggtatatgacatttatttaatatttataacattataGAAGTGTGACtgaaaaatacaagttaaagtGTTTTCTATAAAAATGATTTAGTTTATTCTTAGAGTACTGTTTTGTTGTTTCAGATAAAACATGAAGTACTCGAGGAAACTGATCGTCGCGTGCGTGCTGATCGGCTTGGTAGTACGCAGTCAGGCAGCACCGTCTTCTAGAAGATCGCGAGCGGCCGCCCTCCCAGAAGCAACAAGTAGCCGCCAGAGCAAACTCACAGAAGAATACAAAGAAGATGGCACAACCGCATCGCCCGCACCACCCACAAACAGGAGGAACAAAGCGTTAAACTTGTTCGGCTACTTCCCGTCCTTCTTATCATCCGGACTAGATTATAACGAAGATGACGACGATGACGTCACTTTTGCCGTCAACGACGACCATTTCGATGATGACGACTTGTCTAGAACCATCCCTTCGAGACGCCGACAGCAGAACAAGAAGAAAAACGGCAACGGGGACAGTTATCAAAACGACAACTTAAATTCCCTGCAATATGACAACTCCCCCATTTTCTACATCAGACTGCCCCCGACTCCGTATATGTTCGTGCCCGGCCTCGGATACGTTTCGCAGCCTCCCAGCCTAGGGCCTCCCATGGGCCCACCGATGCCTCAAAGTGTACCTCAAGTGGATCCGTTCATAAACCTGCCTTTGGATTTCGTATCAAACGGGAAACCTACCGGCGTGTATCAATGGGGTAATACTGGCGGGTATCCTCAAGTGCCTCAAATGCCTCAGGTCCCACAAATGCCTCAAATTCCTCAGATGGACCCGTTTGGTTACGGCGCCCAGCCGATGATGCCGCCAATGCAAAGGCCGAGCTACAACAACCTGCCTTCCTACTCCAAGCCCAAGCCAAAACCGGCGCCCACCAATTCTAAAGTCACTAATCTTAAAGGACAATACGTTTTCAACGGAAAACCCAATGACAGCGTCTACGTTTTGCGAGACACGTATAACTCCATATACTCTGATGCGCTCCAGAACTTCTATCCTTAAAGGAGTCTGGTATATCTAGAAAGTGTTAAACTGGCTCGTATCGAGctgaatttattttcaaacaaacGCAATGAAATGTGTGAAGTCAGTACGactttatttaattaaagctctgtcaaacaagtctgtcagtaaataagaactgacagacttgtttgacagagtataataaTGTCCAGTCatcaaataacaattttatgaaaAGCAACAGAGTGTAGGTTTCATCATGAATGTACTGAAAATAACAAAGCAGCTACTTTATAGTCATAATAGGGTATTTGACtgcatttaaaataaatgatttcacaccaagcatgaaataaagcaccagaAGAGTATTAGAAAAATGTAAACAGTAGATTTAAATAcggtttatattttttaaatcgtatatataaggtgctaacaaattagtcacggataatttaagggacgttaattaacatcaaaacaatgaactttcactagaaattactgaaaaaaatcatgattttttttgttttcatacccttaacaaaaaaaatattttaatttattttctaaataaccaTCCTCTGTAATGTAATTGCCTGTCAGAATGTTTAACAGTGTCTCTCATGTCACGTTAACAGTGTCTAGAGAGGtctcatttaataattttattaacgggGTGTTTTAACATAGCAtatttgtttcctagttttctctaaaaaaacataacaaaacctatgatgtttcatacataaatatactccaggagcggagtactatcagccgtaaaaatatccgtgactaatttgatAGCACCTTATATAATCTATAAAGGGTAGGTAACCTTGATCGTGAGTACCGTGACGTCATTATTTGTTATGTGCTTTAGCTATACTTCCGTGATGTTGTTTCTTTTTTGACAGTTCAAAAAAGGAGCTGTTTTGATTAGGAGTCAAATACCCTGTTACAGttggatttaaaaatactcATTATAAGTACTCATAAATACTTAAACTTAGCCTGTGGATATTTTATGtgattaatgttattttttaatttgtctTTTAAGTAGTTAgacattttaattaatttatattacCATAATAATCTGGTTACGtagcaaatcgtcactacttttaaaaaatctcgtatctcacgctgttcctcaaagttaaaacgcagtaagtctatatgcattccatacatacttactacaatctTCTTTTCATttacagacgaagatacaagttttttttaaagtagtgacgaaatgtatCCTTCTTGAATAATTTGATTGCATTTTTTTACTGTAAATTACGTATATATGCATGTTCCGATTCTTTTATTTctattctatcatttatatactaaaatatttataacatatttttaaaaattgaaaCATTAAAAGCCGGTGTGCTGCaatttaattaagtaaataagtaaaaaacttattgacaaataaaatctgtcaaacaagtctgtcagtaaataagaataaagaaaactatatgcatccttttctttatggtgctagagaaaaggatacctatagttttctttgttcttatttactataacagacttgtttgacagagtatagctaACGGTTATTAAAAGCATGTCATCAGTAAAAATGAAATTACatattacttaaatatttaaatggtGATTGAGTACCTACTGATTGTGACGTTCTGATTTAAgatggtacctacttatttgtaGTAAAGTTTCAATTAAAATCACCTTTCACCACAACTGACAATCTTATCTGACCTGTTACTTATAAACgctacaataggctagtttcctatacttacttaaaataaaatattttatgccgtgcacgaaataaagcaccacataattagaagaaaaatatggacagtatagttacgtttaaacataatttttattaagggccacttgcaccaacgaaaatggagggttaacccaccattttatatggaatttgacagatgacagcccactaaccctgagttaagagGTTGGTGCTAGTGGGccttaataagtcaaagagagaACTTCCGGTTCGGCTGCCATCTTAGTGGCACGTGTCgcgaataatttctccttcttttgcccattaatgttgtttaaagtgtaatatcgatagcttattatgcagtaaactaatgttatagtgagaagctgatgaagaattaatctcgaaacgcgtttagccccttttttgtcatcgacggccgatagtccacgtgcccttgtaaaatttagctatcaatttacaagtgccaactaccgaacaacGTCGCACTTACcctgacactggcaaaatagtcccaccaaatgggactgaggccattttataaaaaaaaagtcaaagagaaagaaataaagtgaatgaattgaccgtgacgtcactcctcagtatttcatagtagttccatattagcaaagacatatataactccgtatagacagataaagtctaagaaaaaaacgtacctcagtaccatacagaaaaaaaccggccaagtgcgagtcgggctcgcgcacaaagggttccgtagcagcaaatataataaacttattatgtcaatttatacacctgccaaaattacagttaaatcaacctatctcaaaaactataagagatactttgatcaaaccaaaaatcgttgaaagagttaattagcatgcatcacctctattttttttagaattttataccccgtagttataaaaatagagggggacatactttttacgactttgagagctgatatctcaaaaaccgttcactttaagaaaaatgtttttagaaaactttatatcattttaaaagacctttccattgataccccacacgggtatgtacatcgaaaaaaaaattttcatccctcagttacatgtatggggggccccacccccaattcttttttttactatttagtgtcataattttgtagcggtaacggcaacacatattcccatcaaatttcatcactgtagtacttatagtttccgagtaaatcggctgtgacagacggacagacggacagacggacagacggacagacggacatgacgaaactataagggttccgtttttgccattttggctacggaaccctaaaaaggtacggtggcagcctagatggcattacacctttggggtacactcagctagatggcgctaatattaatatttgacattttaatgggccaaattctcaaaactgaggttcaaaagttttaaacctgtgtcgagagatggcagtctatgcactgtgattacaaattttacttcgacagtaactctctataatactcgatcctattGATATTagtaaatcgttttgacagttcttaaaaatataaagagACACAGATGCTGATTTAACCAGTAGGTAACTAGCCTATTATTAGCGAAACAATTTTGCCACACAAACCCTTTTCTTAAAACCCCCTAAATTTAATATGATAATAAGTATTTCGAAATTTAAGTCAATTTATCTTTTAATTGTAGATTTAATCTTATTTGCtcataaactatttattttctttagtgtattaGTTTTTACGTTAATCTTAATAGGTACAAATTAAGAACCAGTTTTCCGTCCTTTATTTTAAGATCTTAGATAAGTATTCCCTGAAAATTATTCGAAATGAAATGTACATCTGacagtgttatttttttttataatcataaaatctctttttgtaacataaaagtACGTTTTAAACTTATATAATGCAAGATCAATGTTATGTCATACCTACTTGGCGAAACGGCTGACTGAGACTACAGGGgacaaaagagctggcagcttcctcgctcaacgtattgcgattcagcgaggaaatgctgccagcatcttgggcactatgcctcagggccctctttagacttagatttttagttttattattttattttatttttatgtcatACTTCATAATGTAGGTAcgtaaactaaaaataaatgaaatatgttTACTAGCGAAacattattttagttattaaatcacaaataaaaagtgtaaataggtaaatatttattaattaaattaagtatCTACCTATGAGCTTAGTTTTTATCATAACGGGAGCATTTTGAAAttgctttaaattaatttgatgtaagtaggtaggtagataatatttttataacaatcgaCATTGCTAAAGCTGCTTATGACGCGATATACCTTCGTGCGATGTTGACGTTGAAGAAACTGTAATACAAACGATACAAACGACAATAATGTTTAGGTgaataaattacttaattaaaattatactgcagacttttatttattatttgagaCATGCGGAAAGAGAAAAGTCTCGAAAACTATTCATGTGCAATTTGAAATTATTCAAATTGCAATACTTAATAGGTACATTCTAATCAACAACTTTTCTTTATCCGCACAGACTGAACCCTCAtattgtcactacttttaaaaaaagcttgtatcttcgtcaatcaatgaaaagaaaattgtagtaagtatgtatgaaatgcatatacagttgctgcgttttaactttgaggagcagcgtgagttGCTCATACATTATTAGCAGGCGCTGTGTGTATTTTTCCTCATAAATCGATTAAGTAGAAATTATActcataaaattataaaagaaGTGCATAAAAACTAATGAAAGAAGTGCATACCTACCTAATACTCTGATTATGCACAGCACAATACCACATGGTCCACATGACACTTAAAAAGTTGGTACCTGAATTATTTGCACCGGCCATTAGCATTTGGTAAAGcctaaccagaaatatatgactattgtcaggaggttgttgttattctgatgtatggggtgacagttcagtatagtatgaagaaaatagttctaatgaaattccgcaagatggcgcgtagtcatatatttctgttctgggtacgtagccaaatggcacaaacgctcacgaaacgaaaagcTCGTAGATATCAATCCGAGCGCCATCTAAGCCACCTACACAAACCCATACATTcaataattaaatgaaaaaatcaaAGGCTCACTGATCAAGTCGCTGTGCCCagctatacaccgtgtttcacttaacactaaaaacctgaaaaccgtttgttcagaatcgagagtagaatcgattgagctatatcttgatgggggtaatatttttatttaaactagtattattagttatattttacgtgcctattctattgtattcgtaatacaacattgtgtatatcgcattgctagaggttgtttacctttttcagtatttagggttattaatactggctggttacttgggcgattattttttccgctacgagtttgacgttgtttgtcagtttaatagcagcgttttaccttacaataaaacgcatattaagcgaaataccttatttgaagcctatttaatatattgagagacagcgatactgcttgtagatgcgtagcggttcacagcaggtacctacagctgaacacctgtaaacaacttgcaactccagttttacgattcaggtttccccttccaccaggcgacccgtgccgtagggacggcaacgatgtttcatcattggttctcaaaatattaatttaaccgaagttgcaatataccacttaccaaacggttgcatcatttatgaattcaaatgtgaaatgaaataaagacgtatcttcgaaactgaatagtctaaaaatgttgtttactagcagcgaacaacaaataccctcaaatggaaaaataaatgtgccttggtttattgcaactgagtgttgtagccacaggcgtagttaaaaatataggcttcaaataaggtatttcgcttaatatgcgttttattgtaaggtaaaacgctgctattaagcttctgtaccgttatttgaagcctatttaatatattgagacgtgtctgtattcgcctggtggtcaagaaacgccaatgtgattaattgaatcgccaatggaaataacaacttcaagtgcacttcacacatcagataccttgtgtacctatatggaggaatgtgaattgcagctgacagcagctgcagtgactgaattgataagtgcacagtgacctatttttctattgtaacttattattTGTCGGTAAGGAAagtttgaaacatttttaaattttatgtatatacctattatgtatatacccataatgatattaaaataaattatgaaaaacctgttacttttttatttcatccccctaacaaggtcaggtcatgacttatgtttacgtttatttcattataatattcaatttaatacacTTAGTATGTTTGTAATGTTTTGACCCCGACTCTGCAATTGCCAGTAAGTAGGGTTATTGCAGTATCATTAGGTACTTTTAGGGTATAAGCGAAAAACTTAAGTTTTGGATTGTGTGTCAAATTCCTCACAACTCGTTTATCTCTTTTCAGTATCATAGAATAATTGACAtgacataggtacattatattgatatattgatttgcatgacatgatattattacatatgatattatagaaaacagttaaggaactgatccattcattaatgccttatccaaatagtcactatttatttccggcaattacagcattacataatagacagtgaatattatgattactgccttatggctatgacatggcaaaatttggtagcgaagaaaaatttcgctcaatcggctacaactttaaaagtgtataacaCTAATGTGCGCAGCTATTGAAAACCTTAATACCCATGGTATGACTAATGTTCCGACAACCATGGTTCTTTCGTAATGTACTTAATTCGTTTTATGAAatctaattttagtaattttcccgagcattctagtatgccggaaatattcttggcctcttgggtataacccatactgaacccatgtgtaacgtggttccaattttattaacggaaataataatctgggcacgtttggtaagtgctaaaaaaaataatctaatcattctaaaaagtcttattatcatatattgaggataagcacacttgtgaatttttcatcattgaaaactcctaagcataagatactcttttggtaaacgaatctatcatccaggaaggaagtgtaagtatatcaagtaacaagactattgaggctttgtataagtataacttagtcattcgttatacattatgagtatacgtattaaggtcattgaatccatgtatgaatacagtcctaaaca from Leguminivora glycinivorella isolate SPB_JAAS2020 chromosome 14, LegGlyc_1.1, whole genome shotgun sequence includes:
- the LOC125233303 gene encoding uncharacterized protein LOC125233303 produces the protein MKYSRKLIVACVLIGLVVRSQAAPSSRRSRAAALPEATSSRQSKLTEEYKEDGTTASPAPPTNRRNKALNLFGYFPSFLSSGLDYNEDDDDDVTFAVNDDHFDDDDLSRTIPSRRRQQNKKKNGNGDSYQNDNLNSLQYDNSPIFYIRLPPTPYMFVPGLGYVSQPPSLGPPMGPPMPQSVPQVDPFINLPLDFVSNGKPTGVYQWGNTGGYPQVPQMPQVPQMPQIPQMDPFGYGAQPMMPPMQRPSYNNLPSYSKPKPKPAPTNSKVTNLKGQYVFNGKPNDSVYVLRDTYNSIYSDALQNFYP